TGGgatttttttatagaaatattaaaaatacaggAGAAATACAGGAAAATATTTAAACAGGATGATATTGAGATAGAATGGTAAAATATGGGAGAATTCTAGGAAAAGTGGGAGGGTTGACATGTATGCTTCAGGGTGGAATGATTatggaaaataagtctaataaTTGGTTaaataaagtcattttaaatatctaaataaatatacttaatgtaaatttaaataaattcatGGTTTCATCAAACCAAGCACAAATGAATGATACCTGTTTAAGTGTGGAAAGTGACATCACATTGTAACTCAGTAAATAGGGCTGACCATTACAACATAACTCATGATTACAAGGAATTAAAGTACACAAATTGGCACAAAAAAGTATTGAAAGTAAAGCTTTAACATCATAGGAAATTGCTGATGCGTGTGTACTTTGTATTTCAAAGTAAATCATTACATTAGTTTTTGACAAACCAGGAAGAactatattataataattcatttatttgcaaAATTGGTTTAGTCTGCCAGGGGTACATTACTTACACACACAGAAGCATACTGCAACAGTGGCAAGAACTGGCTAGATTTCTtcaaaggtaaaaaaaaaatcatgataaAATGCCAATGGTATTTTTTGTTCTTCATTTATTCTAGAAATGCAACACTACAGCTtgtatgattttatttatttttttaatcagaaaCAGGTAAGGGCTGGTACAATGATCATTTACTATTTTGTGCTGATGCTGTTTAATTTTGTGGCCTTTTAAAAGCTTATTTTAagaacatatattttgacaGAAGAACACTAAGCTTTTTAATTCATGAAAAGCTGATTTCTTTGGTcaatataacatttttaattcTTAAGGATGTCCACGATAACTTCAGTTGATGTGAATGGCCTAACCGTCAATCAAGAGCTTCCACAACAAAGGGCTGGAGTAGGAATCGTAAATAATAACATGACCACATTTCGGACTTTTCCTCATCTGGAATTTTTCCCCAAAACACATTTAGTGGGGCTTGGGGTAATAACACTTTAAAAGTAAACTTTCTAcatttcagattttcaaatatataaactttatttctttatttctttccaCAGACTGTTCAGATAATGACTGGCATAGTGATTGTGCTACTAGGCATTGTAATGCTATTTGATGCATGCCCTACAGTTGGTGTCTCCATCCTGATTGTGTACTGGGGACCCCTTATTGTAAGTCTTTTTTTGCCTCGAAAACTTAATTAAATTTATAACAATAAAGCCACAAATAATAGTTTTTCCTTCTTTTACAGTTTATTGTAGCGGGTTCTTTAACCATTGCTGCAGCAAATAAACAAATTTCCTGTCTGGTAATACATCTTTATAACTTCTGGCtctttgtatatattttttatataaaatacttGAATTAATACATAGTAAATACACTCATTATGAGTCTATAAATCAGGCTGTTATGCTATATGAAGGATTAATCCGggattaggccttagttataagAGGATATTtaggtagtttttacaaacaaaccatacaaaacaaacaatactgtgtacatcttgagacaaaacaatgctGATATATATGTGTTTCACAAAGGTTCTTTGtggtgaaaaaaaattatttagataTTACAAAGGATTATGGTTCTTTTAAGAACCTATTTTAAGAACCTTGCTGAATGGTTCTTGGAGGATacctaaaattgttattttatagtattactgtgaaaaaaacttttttttaagagtgcattCTGATATAAATGTCACCCGCCGTGTACATATGCTTAAACAACTGTTTTTCTTAATAGGTGAAAGGTTCTCTTGGAATGAATGTGATCAGCGCAGTAACTGCGGGAATGGCCATCTTTTTACTGATGTTAGATGTTTTCAGTTTCCCAAGGTTTTCTGATTGTCCACGATATCCAAATGTTCCATCCCCGGTATGCATCTGACAACTTTTATTTGAAGATTAGAAGTTTAGAAGACATACTGCTTTACTTATAtcaatttatttgatttatcaCTGTTTATTACTGAAACCCAATGTCATTCAGCCGTACCGTCTTGGGATTAGTGGTGTGTTGGTGGTGTTATCCCTTCTTCAGTTTATAatttccatctgtctgtctgcatttCCATGCACAACCATCACCTACTGTCAACCTTCAGTGAGTATCACATAACTATCATGCTTATTATGTCTGATGTTTTGGTGCTTAAGAAATATTCTGGTTTTAGTACAAATTGAATTATTAGTATTTGTAGCGAATCCTGTTGGCAGTAAAGGCAGTGAATTGTGTTACTAAActatatgtaaaattatatcaataacactttacaataaggttgagTTTGTCAACATTAGAGGCattactacatgtttttttagCATATAAtccttgttaatgttagttaatgccaattAAATTGTTTATGTTCACTGTGAATtgactaatgttaacagttacaacgttttaatttaaaaactaaactaaggttattaaaagctgcaaaagcttgaaaactttaaaaagCTTTAAAGTGTCTTTTAAAGGACAGTTGCTCACAAGATGCTACATGGGACTACAGACTACAGTCGGAGGGGTTGGGGTAACGCCCAAGCATCAGAGAATGTTCACAAGAAGgcagaagtaattttttttattttgattgaggtttatgagggcacatgaatttgtaaaaaaaaaacattacataaaaaaaaataagaattgtcagttttgatttcattggGACTTTTATCGTCTTTACGCATGAAGATCTCAATACCAATGCGACATGCACAATTCCCAATAAATATTCATCCACAGAGTATTTTCTGATGAGGGAACacgtttttaaatttgtttaataaaattggAAAGAGCTGCTGGAAGCTTGGTTGTGATCCaaaatgggctttttgtcaggGAACTAGGCGATGTTATTCCTGCCGCACTctgttgttcattgttagttcagttGGCTAatctaatgttaacaaatacaaacttattgtaaagttttactATTATATCCAATATTACTTGAATATCAAactgggccgggtttcccaaaagcatcgtaaggctaagtagatcgtaaaaacgatcgtacgaatcttACGGCTGTTTCCcagcttcgtaacttaagttgcacttgaaaatcatcgtagatctacgagtgctctggagtaatcgttcattcataagtgcatcgtaagacaacagagttgggggtcagtcacaccaaaagcgtttatagCAGTTGCAGgcaccttttttgaatgatattctatgggcagggcgcgtttgcgcgctgtttatgcgcgccgagcgccttgcggttttttgccacCTGCTGCGCACGCGtgtttgaaggagcgctgagagcgaagaagcgcccgacgtcattcgcgtctttctattgtccaatcgaatgaggggagaggcgggccttacgttgtggtgagggaagtggGAAGTGGGAATtctacagttgctttgaagaaccagactccactcgctcactctctcctgcgtgtttgtgcacctctcaccctcaaacaaggtcagagcaagcgccctctttttaaagtttctgctaaaatgacagttaacagcaaaagagcgctcacgcttcactatttgattgacaagacagctgactcagtggttgcttagcaatatgaaaagccgcgtcgcactgctcttttttaagcgtttaaagcgcttttggtgtgactggccccttacaaggtcacctacaggacaaccagcaaattgcactcctgcaatgatgataatttaatgttttaaatgtttatttatttattgggttcttctttgtttattttatattaaatatataatataatatatttaaaattcaaatgagaaatcaaatttaaatgactaaacataaattaataaagaaggaaaagttggtaaaagttttctgtattttggtaaaagttggtatagcaaattgataaatggttcataccgattgctgctataattcatctaaacattgttttgaagggaaatggcatctaattaaagaaaccaaataaatatccagggtgtgttaattttaacacattgctttgtgttaaactatttaacacattatgtgttaattttaacacattatgtgtcattttgtgctgatttagagttcatataaataaaagggacaacacaagatgtgttaaaacaacacaaagtgtgttgttctaaaaataacacagagatgtgttaaattaaggacaacacactaggtgtgttgtccttaactagacacaagatgtgttaatttaacacattagttttaagagtgtagaaacgcagaaggcatttcgcaTTGGGACAAGTgctaactaaatacggaaaagaatttttaataaattattaaaacatttaaaaagtaattgaacaataatgaaaatatattattaaaaatattagtgcacatcggctgaagatcattagcctaaacaacaGGGACGTCACTAGGATTGGAAGACAGGGGGGCTCAGCCCACAGAGTATTTGTAACttcgtccccttggaattataaggttctatctgcgttctgagcagttttgagatattgagcttcaaagtttttgcattacatataGGAAAACTTACATGGGGAAGAagtttctttcaaacatgaaaataacagggaccctaaatgcattctaaatatacaatatcaaaatcctctcaaatttctaaatgtggatttttggaaggggtcaagtgcagatagaaccttctaattctaaaacaacacttttcgCTAAGAATTATAAGGCTCTAtctgccaaaacattatttaaacattaaatataaaattaatgttgtaacaattttttaacatgtgttagaaagtaacattttaaatcttttctatgacatttaatatttttatttttagcacttttatctctaaaagtctgattttacatTGCTCTTTTACAACATTGCTTCTTCCCTcttctgcctcagtttctctACCATCCTCCTGTATATGTCAGGTTCATTGCAAAATAGACAATTTTGTTTTAGCATGTTATACCATtccatactgaaaaatccagccaagaccagcacaagctggtgagctggtctGAGCTGGtctcaaaacttggttttagcaggtctcccagcttggttttagcaggtttgctggtgtagcaagctggtccagctgtgttttggtcacccCTTAAGCTGGTCCAGCTGGACTTAGccactgccaccttaaaccagccaaaaccagccACCAGCTCACGccggtctttgctggatttttcagtaggattgagcagctacaggctacaatcattctgaaatcattttaatactgGGGTAATTGCTTTAACAATCtttcacatgtttacattttgacataacaatcataacttactgtaaacacacttttttgGGGGGTAGGATAGGTTAGTtcgttttttctgttttttttatcttagtgCTTGCCTCTTAATATCAGGAACTAAGAAGCTAGCACTGCTGGCTAGTGTGGTGTCTAACTATGAAAACAATCTCCTCAGCAAGACCTAAAAAAAAAGActgcccctactgaaaaatccagcaaagaccagcataagctggtagctggtttaagctggtttaaggtggcagtagctggtgtaAGCTGGTCcaaccagcctggcaaagttggtcaagctggtgggtcagctggtcttccaacatgaccagataagtccagctagacaAACTTAAAagggaccaaaacacagctagaccagcttaaaaagtgaccaaaacacagctagaccagcttaaaaagtgaccaaaacacagctagaccagcttaaaaagtgaccaaaacacagctagaccagcttaaaaagtgacaaaaacacagctagaccagcttaaaaagtgaccaaaacacaactagaccagcttaaaaagtgaccaaaacacagctagaccaggttaaaaagtgaccaaaacacagctagaccagcttaaaaagtgaccaaaacacagctagaccaggttaaaaagtgaccaaaacacagctggacCAGCTTggaaagtgaccaaaacacagctagaccagcttaaaaagtgaccaaaacacagctagaccagcttaaaaagtgaccaaaacacagctagaccagcttaaaaagtgaccaaaacacagctagaccagcttaaaaagtgaccaaaacacagctagaccagcttggaaagtgaccaaaacacagctggaccagcttgaaaagtgaccaaaacacagctagacccgCTTGCtataccagcaataccagcaaaaaccaagctgggagaccagctaaaaccatctcACCAGCTTAAGCTAGATTTTACAGTAGGGTGAACTTGCCTAAAATTCGGGCTGTCGATCTTaaggtttcttaaaaactttGAGTTGCGTGCCATAATCCTCACAgatattgtgtgtctgtgatttttcctGTCGTCAATGACAAAGCCGGCAACACCACATATAGGGACAGTTtcacggacagggattagactagtcctagactaaaataaatgtaagagctgtcaaaactgaaaacaacttgcactgacatatcttaaaatacatcagtgctctttgtttagcctcaaaatgcacaaaagtaatacttttagtaaggcatgtttgttaaatattttctaatgaaactaagttctagttctggcttaagctaatccctgtctgagaaaccacTCCATAAAGTTGATTGGTCCCCTTCTGTGCATTCGAAGTGCTGATTAGCtcacgcagatagaaccttatagagCCAACTAAGAGTTCGATTTTGTAGatagaacctttttgtttttttaataaaacgtcccaaaatgtacaaaacttaaaataaaacatcacataatgtaaataagttgtcacagagtaagaatatgtgaataactcaattttgacaaaaatgttagatagaaccttataattccaaggggacgacTTGTGTTTGCAAAATTTTTGCACTCACATCTAGGTCTAGGTCTGTTTGCTCCTCTCTCCCTGGATCAGTTTGGTCTCCCTCTCTACTTTACCAGGTAAGCTATTGATACGGATCCTTTTTAAAGTGGCTactgtataaatacaataaCCTGATGGCGGAAGGAATAAAAGATTTGGAGTAAtgattactgtataatatgtactgtatgactgctttcatttttgtttcacatGTGTATCTGTGGAGAGTGTGGGCATGTACTCATCTTTAGCCTATTTTTAGGTAACATCTacgtatttaatatttaatttatcacATTATATGATTAAAATAGTCTCAGGCCTAGTTAGAATATAGctagcatattaaatataataaaaaaatgtagtgtATGCTATGCATAGTGCCTAGACCTGCCAACAAATGCTTATTGTTATAAGAAattcaagaaaagaaaagaaaagaaaaactatCCTTAGACCTATAGACTATTACTGACCTCAATCACACCGGGTCCGGCTCCCTCAGAATCAACTGGCCTGCCAATCTCCTGCAGctgcttctctttctctctcctaaaatattttctaatatcCATCTCATCTGCTCAATGAATTGAAGGATACAACAGTATTGCATTAACAGGGACCCTATGATGACATTTAGTTTTCAGTGACAACAACATTCTATGGGGATTGATACTGTTGAATATGCCTCttttagagatattttattttaaagattattagGCCTATATTGTTGGCAAAGAATAAAGAGTTGTGATTAGATTGCTAAGTTAacaatttcttgtattttgctTGTGCAAGACTAAAGTTTTTCATGACATAGCAAACCAAAATATTCCCATTCCTTTACCTCAAGAAAACGTAGCTAAAGGTAAGCAGCCAGCaggtaattaaaaacaacttacaatTTCACTCCTCCGTATCACGACACTTACCAATCTTTATTTCACCATTAGCGTGCGTACTAGCATGTGTATCAgtatcattttgtgtgtgtgtgtgtgtattgtgtaataacaagcttcttcttcttctggtgtttaatggcggttggcaaaccaacTAAAGGTGCATTTTCCGCCACCTACTGGATTGGAGTATGGAGCACAATTTGTAATAACAGGCAATCGGAAGCGATCGCCGTTTTCCGGTTTGGTCACTTGACGTTCGACATCTAGCGTATTCTGTCCGACttgtcagatgtttttttttgtagctGGATATATAACATTTGTTGAGTCTAAATATTAATGAGGATACGGTTTTTGATAAATCAAATTTTATTGTTGTTCTTATAATCATTAAGGGGGGGCTTAGGAACATTTTGGGGTAGcttcagcccccctaaaataGGCCTAACGACGTCCCtgctaaacaagcttctgctacaaattcgagtcattctattggtgacatttcagcacttgacaaatggatagcgactcgtaagtagcacttaaaacccagctgcgagcgatcgtttcacgtgcatctttgggaaacgcacgtaaatgaacaacgaatgttcgttaagtagctcgtagaaagcgctcttaagtgctaagttcaattgTTAtcgggccgggtttcccaaaagcatcgtaaggctaagtagatcgtaaaaacgatcgtacgaatcatcttagaattacgggctgtttcccaaaagcttcgtaacttaagttgcacttgaaaatcatcgtagatctacgagtgctctggagtaatcgttcattcataagtgcatcgtaagacaacaaaGTTACatggtcacctgcaggacaaccagcaaattgcactcctgcaatgacaataatgtaatgttttaaatgtttatttatttattgggttcttctttgtttattttatattaaatatataatatgatatatttaaaattcaaatgagaaatcaaatttaaatgactaaacataaattaataaagaaggaaaacgtattttgtacaagttggtaaaagttttttgtattttggtaaaagttggtatagcaaattgatgaatggttcataccgattgctgctataattcatctaaacattgttttgaagggaaatggcatctaattaaagaaaccaaataaatatttacggtacaatgcaataatccataataataaataaacatagataataaacaacaaataataataataataatataaactataatagaaacgcagaaggcatttcgcagtggggcgagtcctaactaaatacggaaaagaatatttaataaattattaaaacatttaaaaagtcatcgagcaataatgaaaaatatattattaaaaatattagtgcacatcggctgaagatcattagcctaaacaaacttctgctacaaattcgagtcattctattggtgacatttcagcacttgacaaatggatagcgactcgtaagtagcacttaaaacccagctgcgaatGATCGTTTAACGttcatctttgggaaacgcacgtaaagGACCAACGAgtgttcgttaagtagctcgtagaaagcgctcttaagtgctaagttcaatcgttatcgggaaacccagcccaggtcagtattacaatatttataacTATGTGTGTATGAAAGTCTTCATTTAATATCTGAAgaagaaacattttattttaaaatgtaaaaatgctattaacactgtaatgttttttttttcatgagtTTTACAGGATTGTGCTAATATGAATATGACGAGAGTGGTCAGTGGACAAAGTGACCCCCCTTCAACACAAAAGAGCAATACAATTGATGTTTCGCAAAGATCTGCCCCCTTTTGTTATGATCGACACCAATCGAAGCGGTCCCACTCCACTAGAtatgattatttttaaataattatagcaacaacaaaaaaactttaattttagACAAAAGTAGACAGAAGGTCTGAAATATGCATCCAAAGTATAAATCTAGGATGTGAAATTTGTAatgaagtaaataaaataaaacaaaatcaaaacatCTGCATCCCCTGGCGATTAGGACTTTTATTGAATCACAACAATTACTGTTTCGGTACACCTGGGTATAGCTCTCTATTCACTATTATcatcattaaaaagcaaaatcaGTATGTATTTAAAACACAGTATGTATTTATAACACCACATCCAGCAAATCATCCTAGTTACACTGTAACAGTAGTGTGCTAACCAAATGACAATTACATGCTCACAGTAGGCTAAATACAGTTATACAATacaattaaatatacacaacaGACACTATATTATGTATCAATTCTATGATCTTAAAATTGACATCATATAAAgacaaaatgttttgaataaCATTAATCGTTCATTATTTTATTCTCAGTTGTGTTAGAATTCATATGTCATGAGCATCAGGGAGAcacattattttttccacagtgCGAGTTTGGTGAATAGAGTTACTGCTTAACTTTTAGTAACATTTGTGGAATTAGACCTAGGGAACAAAAGACAATAGGGGAATTCACAGGCTGCATAAGGAACAAGGATGTAAACAACCCCCAATGCTAAGTGTTAATTCAAGTATTAACTGTTAAGACCTTAAACTTGGTTAATACTTTAACAAACACATAAATAGTCCAAAGCACTTTTTTTCTTTAGTGTAAATATTCTGTTTGTTTCGTTACTGTACAAGAGACAGGGAACAGCAACTGGGAAAAATTTCACCTTACTAGAGAACAACAAGGATGCCATTTTGACTTATGTGTCTTTATATACAGCTACTTAAATTAATTTCCATCTTTTTGTACATTAAACAAATGATTTTGTGCTGAATTACAGttttctcatttacattttataagtaGGCTTATCTTACAAGGTAAGCATGAATTGAAAGTGTAAATTCTACATCtgatttaaaagtgtatattttataGGCTTGCTTTTTGTGTTGGCAATCACAATTTGAAAACCTATTAGAAGGTACAAAACAAAGTAAAATTACTTAACATTATAATGCTGGTGTTCCTAAAATGCACTGGACATGTCTATTTAATAAGGTTGCATTTGGCTGTTTATCAGTTTTATTTACACTGTtgtatattgtttgtttgttttggttgtaGTGACATGTTATTTTATCAATATTCTACTCAAAATGACCCAATCATACTTTATAAGTGTATATATCATTTGTTAAATGTACTGTGTGGAAATGATAAAAATAGGTTAATTTTCAgagcttttttcttttttgaaacaacaaagtacttattatgttttaaacatttgtagaaatatgaatgatttttggtggTTAGATCATTTTTATTGGTGAAATAAAATCTATTATGCAGATCAGTAATTATCTGGAGTAAATTGTTCAAGTCAATGACACAATTGTTCCAAAATTTTCTAAAGTGTTTAGGTCCTTGAGGCAAACGCTATAATAGCCTCCAGCTGCATCCAGTTGTCTATAAAAGTGCACTTGAAAACGTTCATGGCATTGTGCAAATTAAACATCCAATTTACATTACTAGCTGCCACAATAGATTTCTATAAAAGAGCAAATTGTCTCATTTTTCAAAAGTAATCAATTCAACACATCATTCGTCCTGCAGcacattttcatataaaaatcCTAAATTGTGTGGCTTGTTGAGAAGTTGAATGCTTGCACGTTTCACGTAACTCCAGAGCAATCCGTCTAAAGATGTCATGGGATAAGCTACTTAATAATGCACTGTGTAAATATTTGTTAAGTACTTGATCAGGCCAATTTTACATAAAgcataaaaaaacagaaataaaccTCGGCCTAACCAGTCAACAtggctgaaaaaaacaaattaatactCATGACAgggtaaatttgtttttaaagccaCAGAGGACACAGCAGTTTTGTTCAATTGGACCGTAAGTGGACAGCAAAGTGGACTTCGCATGGTGCTCTGCCATTTTAATTACATGTAAGATTCAAATGCAGGGAGCgaacatgtttatttcaaaTGGTGATGTGAACGGCATGAGGAATAAAGGAACATCGATACATTACTTTCAGGAAGTGGAAAGGAAAAATCCCCCAACTGTTAATTCCACATCAGACATGATGGAGTTTAAGTATTAAGCATTTTGTTATCATACAAACTAGACTAATTCTACTGTATTTACACTAgagaatatggcccaaaacacactacagtgtattggtttttgttggtctctaatggtatgtattggttctattggttctatgtattggttctaatggaatatgtattggttctaatggaatatggcccaaaacacactacagtgtagtggttttaatggtaaaagctaatggttcctattggcaTTTTAATGGAagccattagaattttctgtaatggttttattgtttttttcagcagggactATACTATAACAAAACATTGCCATGACACATGGAGCATGAGTCAGGATTCCAACCATGTTGCAAACTAGAAGTGGTGCCAGCCAGACACCATGCTCCACCTTAAAACACAGCAAGACAAAGGACATGGCACaaacccagacagcagatgactgCGGACCAGATCTGCGCCTAATTCAGCAGCTCCAGTTCAGATCCGGTGCAGATCCGACCCAGAGTTGTCTGGACAAAGCAACCCCTCTTCAATACCAAGAACCAATACACTTGACCTTTCGAAAAGATCCGCCTCCTTTTGCTCTGATCGACATCAATCAAAACGGTCCCACTCCACTAGAtatgattatttttaaataattatttctgataaaaatACGTGTTAATTTCAGACAATAGTAGAAAGGAGGTCTAGATATGCATCCAAAGTATACATCCAGGATGTGAAAGTGACTCGGAATGaagtaaacaaaataaagaTTAAAGCTATACATGTCATCAAACATCAAGTCCTGCATTATTTGGCGATTAAGACTCAAAGCAGAGTGTCTCTTTTTCAATGTCTGTGAAAAAACACATCAAGGGGCCATGTGCCCAGAAAAAACACACCTACATAGCTGATAGGACTGTGTCaggttaacatttatttacccTAGATATCTTCAACACAATTTACAGGAAAGTAAGAGAAGTTTActatcttaaaggtgcagtgtgtagattttagctgcatctagtggtgaggatGCAAATTGCACCCCTCCCTTTtgaagcacatagagaagctatgatAGCCATCACAGAACAGacatgtcatcatctgagacaacgtagtgacaaacgtgctctgtagagcagtttgtccatttagggctactgtagaaacatgacggtgCAAAATGTCGGCTTACATGTAGAGGGACCCGCAGTGTTTGTAGacaaaaacggctcattctaaggcaataaaaacaatacagttaatgaaataaggtctttatacaccactgataatatagttatattttattgcattgctgtctaaagatccttctaaaatttacacactgcacctttaaataaactcCACTTATCCAGTATCATTTTCTATTTCCGTTACTTATTATGTATGCAAAGTGAT
This genomic interval from Misgurnus anguillicaudatus chromosome 8, ASM2758022v2, whole genome shotgun sequence contains the following:
- the LOC129450929 gene encoding membrane-spanning 4-domains subfamily A member 4A; its protein translation is MSTITSVDVNGLTVNQELPQQRAGVGIVNNNMTTFRTFPHLEFFPKTHLVGLGTVQIMTGIVIVLLGIVMLFDACPTVGVSILIVYWGPLIFIVAGSLTIAAANKQISCLVKGSLGMNVISAVTAGMAIFLLMLDVFSFPRFSDCPRYPNVPSPPYRLGISGVLVVLSLLQFIISICLSAFPCTTITYCQPSDSCSQDATWDYRLQSEGLG